A single window of Rhizobium indicum DNA harbors:
- a CDS encoding response regulator transcription factor, with translation MRVLLVEDDEDLSGRIAAVLRSENFVVDIARNGEDALHAGLTELFDVAILDLGLPKIDGVSVLKGWREGERNLPVLVLTARDGWPDKVSSFKAGADDFLAKPFKVEELVLRLRALVRRASGHAASRLTCGALVFDAQLGTFELDGLPLKLTALEWRVLSCLMLRKEMIVDRRELTERVYDGDAEVDSNSIEVIIARLRKKLGGERIETMRGRIETVRGRGYMLTSAS, from the coding sequence ATGCGCGTACTGCTCGTCGAAGATGACGAAGACCTGAGCGGCCGGATCGCCGCCGTGCTGCGATCGGAGAACTTCGTCGTCGATATTGCGCGCAACGGCGAGGACGCCCTCCATGCGGGGCTGACCGAACTCTTCGATGTCGCAATCCTCGACCTCGGCCTGCCGAAGATCGATGGCGTCAGCGTGCTGAAGGGCTGGCGCGAGGGCGAACGCAACCTGCCGGTTCTGGTGCTGACGGCGCGCGACGGCTGGCCGGACAAGGTCTCGAGCTTCAAGGCCGGCGCCGACGATTTCCTTGCCAAACCTTTCAAGGTGGAGGAACTGGTGCTGCGCCTGCGCGCCCTGGTGCGCCGGGCGTCCGGTCACGCCGCCTCGCGGCTTACCTGCGGCGCGCTCGTCTTCGATGCGCAACTCGGCACCTTCGAGCTCGACGGCCTGCCGCTGAAGCTGACGGCGCTGGAGTGGCGGGTGCTCTCCTGCCTGATGCTGCGCAAGGAGATGATCGTCGACCGGCGCGAACTCACCGAGCGCGTCTATGACGGCGATGCCGAAGTCGACTCCAATTCCATCGAAGTCATCATCGCTCGCCTGCGCAAGAAGCTCGGGGGTGAACGCATCGAGACGATGCGTGGCCGTATCGAGACGGTGCGCGGCCGCGGCTATATGCTGACGTCGGCATCATGA